The Methylocaldum marinum genome includes the window GAACCGTCAGAACAGCGCCGTAAGGTATCTTGTAGCGCTCACGCTCACGTCCATGCTCATCGATTACGCTGACTTCACCCGAACGCGAAACCGCAACCAGGTTGTTGTCCTTGTTGGCGACAGTCTTAAGATTGGTAAGCTTGATTGTACCCGCGGATTTGACTTCCACATTACTGATGGCGGCCGAACGAGATGCCGCACCGCCGATGTGGAAGGTACGCATGGTCAGCTGAGTACCCGGTTCACCAATAGACTGAGCTGCTATTACGCCGATCGCCTCGCCGATATTGACCTTGTGGCCGCGGCCCAGGTCACGCCCATAACAGGTTGCGCAGACACCGTAACGTGTTCGGCAGCTGATGACCGACCGGACCCGAACGTTATCGACGCTGTGGGCTTCCAATAGATTTACGGCGTGCTCATCCAAGATCGAACTAGCCGTCAAGATCAGTTCCCCCGTGGAGGGATTCCTGACATCTTCCGCCAATGCGCGCCCGAGAACGCGCTCAGCCAGGGGCTCGACCACATCACCGCCCTCGATCAAGGGCGCCATGAGCAGGCCGTCGTTGGTACCGCAATCGTCTTCGGTAATGACCAAGTCCTGTGCCACGTCCACAAGCCGTCGCGTGAGATAACCCGAGTTAGCGGTTTTCAGCGCGGTGTCGGCAAGACCCTTTCGAGCACCGTGAGTCGAGATGAAGTACTGAAGAACGTCCAATCCTTCCCGGAAATTCGCGGTGATCGGGGTTTCGATGATCGAGCCGTCCGGTTTCGCCATGAGGCCGCGCATGCCGGACAACTGCCGAATCTGAGCCGCAGAACCTCGCGCACCGGAATCGGCCATCATGAAAATCGAGTTGAAGGACTTTTGCTCTGCAATCTGTCCATCCGGCATCTCAACCTTTTCGGTGCCCAGTCCTTCCATCATCACCTTGGCGACTTGGTCGTTCGCATGAGACCAGATGTCCACCACTTTGTTGTAGCGTTCGCCATCGGTCACCAAGCCTGATGCATATTGATTCTGAATTTCCTTAACTTCCTGCCCGGCGGCGCGAATGATCTCTTCTTTTCGTGTCGGGATGGCCATATCATCGACCCCGAACGACATGCCGGCACGCGTCGCATGGGAAAAGCCCAAATACATCAGCTGATCGGCGAATACCACCGTGGCTTTGATTCCCAGCGTCCGGTAACAGTAGTTGATCAGCTTGGAAATGGCTTTCTTGGTCATATCCTGGTTGATCATTTCGAACGGGATACCTTCGGGGACGATGTTCCAGATCAATGCCCGTCCCACAATGGTTTCGACACGCTTGAAAACCTTCGTTTTTTCGCCGTGCTCCCCCAGAGTGGTTTCGTTGATTCGAACATGCACCCGCGCCTGGAGATCCACCGCCTTGGTTTGAAATGCGCGCTGAACTTCGGCCACGTCCGTGAAATACATGCCGGTGCCTTTGGCATCGATTCTCTCGCGACTCATGTAATAAAGACCCAACACCACGTCCTGAGTGGGATTAATGATGGGTTCGCCATTGGCTGGCGACAAAATATTGTTAGTCGCCATCATCAGAGTGCGGGCTTCCAGCTGCGCCTCCAGCGACAGCGGGACGTGAACCGCCATTTGATCACCGTCGAAGTCGGCATTGAAAGCCGTACAGACCAAGGGATGCAACTGGATCGCCTTGCCTTCGATCAGAATCGGCTCGAACGCCTGGATGCCGAGTCTGTGCAGGGTCGGCGCACGGTTCAGCAAGACCGGATGCTCCCGGATAACCTCGTCGAGAATATCCCAAACTTCCGCGCTTTCCTTCTCCACCATTTTCTTAGCAGCCTTGATCGTCGTCGCAAGGCCGCGGAGCTGAAGTTTGCTGAAAATGAACGGCTTGAACAATTCCAGGGCCATTTTCTTCGGCAAGCCGCACTGATGCAGCTTCAAAGTCGGACCGACGACGATCACCGAACGGCCGGAATAATCCACGCGCTTCCCAAGCAGGTTCTGGCGAAACCGTCCCTGCTTGCCTTTGATCATGTCTGCCAGCGACTTTAGCGGCCGCTTGTTCGAGCCGGTGATGGCGCGCCCGCGTCGGCCGTTGTCGAGCAAGGCGTCGACAGCTTCCTGCAACATCCGCTTTTCATTGCGCACGATGATATCCGGCGCATTGAGATCCAGCAGACGCTTCAGGCGATTGTTGCGGTTGATCACGCGGCGATACAGGTCGTTCAGGTCCGAGGTGGCAAAACGGCCGCCATCCAGCGGAACCAGAGGACGCAACTCCGGCGGCAATACGGGCAATACCGTCAGAATCATCCACTCGGGACGATTGTTGGACGAAATCAAGGATTCGATCGCCTTCAGGCGTTTCGTATGCTTCTTGATCTTGGTTTCTGAATTGGTCGAATCGATCTCTTCGCGCAGCGTGGCCACTTCCGCGTTGAGATCCATGGTCTTCAGCATCTCGTAGATTGCTTCGGCACCCATTTTTGCGACGAATTCATCGCCATGCTGTTGCACCGCCTGCTGATATTCCTCTTCGGTCAACAGCTGGCCTCGGTTGAGTGGGGACATGCCATGATCGATGACGACATAGGATTCAAAATAGAGAACCCGTTCGATTTCTCGCAATGTCATATCGAGCAGCAACGCGATCCGAGAAGGCAGCGATTTAAGAAACCAGATATGTGCGACGGGGCTGGCAAGTTCGATATGGCCCATGCGCTCCCGGCGCACTTTGGACAGTGTCACCTCTACGCCGCACTTTTCGCAGATGACCCCACGGTGCTTCAGTCGCTTGTATTTGCCGCAAAGACATTCGTAGTCGCTGACCGGACCGAAAATCTTGGCGCAGAACAAACCATCCCGCTCCGGTTTGAAGGTCCGGTAGTTGATCGTTTCGGGCTTCTTCACTTCTCCGTAAGACCAGGACCGAATCATATCGGGCGACGCAAGACTGATGCGAATGCTGTCGAATTCTTCCGCTTGGTTTTGACGCTTTAAGAAGTTAATGAGATCTTTCACAGACGTTCTCCTGAATTCGGTTCTGCCGACCCGGACCTAGAGGCGATCCGGATCATGCGTCTAGCGTATTAGTCCTGTTCCAACTCGATGTTGATTCCCAAGGAGCGAATCTCTTTGATGAGTACGTTGAACGACTCCGGCATAGCTGCCTCCATCCGATGGTCGCCATCGACTATGTTCTTGTAGATCTTGGTGCGTCCGGTCACGTCGTCCGATTTGACGGTGAGCATTTCCTGAAGCGTGTAGGCTGCACCGTAAGCTTCCAATGCCCAGACTTCCATTTCTCCGAAGCGCTGGCCACCGAACTGGGCCTTGCCGCCCAAGGGCTGCTGTGTAACCAGACTGTACGGGCCGGTGGAACGGGCATGCATCTTATCGTCGACCAAGTGGTTGAGCTTGAGCATGTACATATATCCGACAGTGACCGACCGATCGAATACTTCGCCGGTTCGACCGTCGGTCAGCAGAGTCTGGCCGCTCTCGGGCAGATCCGCCAGGCGCAGCATGGTCTTGATATCGCCCTCCGTGGCGCCATCGAACACAGGTGTGGCCATGGGCACCCCGCCCCGAAGGTTTGAAGCCAGATCGAGGACTTCTTTGTCGGACAACGAGTCCAGATCCTCATTTTTACCGCTGCAGTTATAGACTTCTTTCAAGAATCCACGGATTTCCTCAATTTTTGCCTTGGCCTCCAGCATCTTGCCGATCTTAAGGCCCAATCCCTTTGCAGCCCAGCCCAGATGGGTCTCCAGCACCTGCCCGACATTCATTCGCGACGGCACGCCGAGCGGATTGAGCACGATATCCACGGGGGTTCCGTCGGCCAGATAGGGCATATCCTCGACCGGAACGATCTGCGAGATGACGCCCTTGTTTCCGTGGCGTCCCGCCATTTTGTCTCCCGGCTGAATGCGGCGCTTGACAGCCAAATAGACCTTGACCATTTTCAAGACTCCCGGCGGCAAGTCGTCGCCCAAGGCGATCTTCTTCTTCTTCTCCTCCAACCGCTTGTTCATCTCTTCACGCTGCTGAGCAATCTGCTCGGCGATGGCCTCGAGCTGAAAATTCAAATCATCGTCCTGGAGACGAATTTCCAGCCACTGGGACGGTTTCAGCCCGTTAAGATAGTCATGCGTGATCACGTCTCCCGAATGCAGCCGATTCGGACCCGACTCGGCGGTCTTACCCAGAAGCATCTGTTCTACACGCTGGTAAAAGTCTTTTTCGATAATTCGAAGCTGGTCGTTCAGATCTTTCTTGACCCGATCGATTTCAGCCTGCTCGATCTGCTTCGCCCGATCATCCTTCTTGACGCCGTCACGGGTAAAGACCTGGACGTCTATCACGGTTCCGTCCATGCCGGAAGGCACCCGCTGAGAGGTGTCTTTCACATCCGATGCCTTTTCGCCGAAAATGGCACGGAGCAGTTTCTCCTCGGGCGTAAGCTGGGTCTCGCCTTTGGGCGTAACCTTGCCCACGAGAATATCTCCCGCCTTAACCTCGGCACCGATATAAACTATTCCGGACTCATCCAGCTTTGCCAGTGCCGCTTCGCCCACATTCGGAATATCGGCCGTGATTTCCTCCGGCCCCAATTTGGTATCCCGGGCAACACAGGTTTTTTCTTCGATATGAATCGTCGTGAAGCGGTCGTCCTGTACCACCCGCTCCGAGATGAGGATAGAGTCCTCGAAGTTGCATCCGTTCCAGGGCATAAACGCGACCAGCAGATTCTGCCCCAACGCCAGTTCGCCCATATCGGTCGACGGTCCATCCGCTAGGATGTCCCCCTTCGCCACGATGTCGCCGAGCTTTACCAACGGCCTCTGATTGATGCAGGTGTTTTGATTCGAACGCGTATACTTGGTCAGGTTATAGATATCAACACCCGGCACGCCCGCTTCGGTTTCGTCATCGTTCACGCGCACGACAATACGTCCGGCATCGACAAATTCCACGGTTCCGCCACGCTTGGCAATAACCGCTACGCCGGAATCCCGGGCTACGATACGCTCCATACCCGTACCGACCAAAGGCTTTTCGGTCCGCAATGTCGGCACCGCCTGGCGCTGCATGTTGGAGCCCATCAATGCACGGTTGGCGTCGTCATGCTCCAGGAACGGAATCAGGGATGCCGCAACCGAAACGATCTGTCGCGACGACACGTCCATGTAATTGATTTGATCGGCGGATGCCAGGGTAAACTCGTCCTTATGCCGGCAGGAAACGAGGTCGTCGACCAACTTTCCGTTTTCATCCACTTTGGCGCTGGCCTGCGCGATGAAATACTTACCCTCTTCTATCGCGGAAAGATACTCGATCTCGTCAGTAACAATCCCGTCGATTACCTTGCGGTAAGGCGTTTCTAGAAATCCGTACTCATTGGTGCGCGCGTAAACCGCCAAGGAATTGATCAGACCGATGTTAGGTCCTTCAGGAGTTTCGATGGGACAAACACGTCCGTAGTGAGTCGTATGAACGTCACGCACTTCGAAACCCGCTCTTTCCCTCGCGAGGCCGCCCGGTCCCAAGGCTGAAACACGGCGCTTGTGGGTCACCTCGGACAAAGGATTGTTCTGATCCATGAACTGAGACAGCTGGCTGGAGCCGAAAAATTCCTTGATCGACGCCGCGACCGGCTTGGCGTTGATGATCTCCTGCGGCATCAGATTCTCGGCATCGGCAAGGGACAACCGCTCTTTGACGGCACGTTCAACACGCACCAAACCGAGGCGGAATTGATTTTCCACCATTTCGCCTACCGACCGTACACGGCGATTGCCGAGATGGTCAATATCGTCGACCGTACCGATACCGTTACGAATATTGATCAGCTCCTTGAGAACGTCGATGATATCGTCCTTGGTAAGCACCCCCGGCCCGGTAATCTCCGATCGCCCAAGGCGGCGATTGAATTTCATGCGGCCGACCGCCGACAGATCGTACCGATCCGGCGAAAAGAAAAGATTATCGAATAGCGTCTGCGCCGCTTCCCGAGCGGGCGGCTCACCAGGCCGCATCATACGATAAATTTCTACCAACGCATCGAGCTGCGTCTCCGTGGTGTCGATCCGCATGGCGTTGGCCATGTAGGGTCCGCGGTCGAGATCGTTGATGTACAGCGTGTCGATGGCATCTATGCCCGCCTCGATGATGCGACTCAAAAGATCCTCCGTGATCTCGTCATTCACTTTCGCCAGCAACTCCCCCGTTTGCGGGACAATCACATTATGGGCGAGAATTTTGCCATAGAGGTAATCTCTCGGCACCTCTAGCTGCTTCAGCCCTGTTTTATCCATCTGACGGATGTGCCGAGCGGTAATTCGGTGTCCCTTTTCGACGATCATCTGTCCATCGGCTTTGATATCGAAACTGGCGATATCGCCGCGCAAGCGCTCCGGAATCAGGTCAAGGAGAATCCCGTTATTGATGAAAGAAAAGCGATTAGTTTCGAAAAACAGCTTAATGATCTGTTCGTTATCATACCCCAGCGCACGCAGTAGCACCGTTGCCGGCAGTTTTCGCCGCCGGTCTATCCGAACATAAACGCAGTCTTTATGATCGAACTCGAAGTCCAGCCAGGACCCCCGGTAAGGAATGATCCGCGCGTTGAACAAGAGCTTTCCGGACGAGTGAGTTTTACCGCGATCATGATCGAAGAAAACACCGGGCGAACGATGCAATTGTGAAACAATGACGCGCTCGGTTCCGTTGACGACGAATGTACCCGTATCGGTCATGAGCGGAATTTCGCCCATGTAGATTTCCTGTTCCTTGATATCCTTGACGATTCTGGCGCTGGCAGGCGCTTCACGGTCATAGATCACCAAACGCACCAGGACACGCAAGGGTGCCGCATAATTCGCGCCGCGCTGCTGACACTCTTTGACATCGAACGTGGGCTCACCCAAGACATAACTTACATACTCGAGGACGGCATGGCCAGTATGGCTCTCAATCGGAAAGACCGATTTTAACGCGGCATGCAGTCCCTCCTCGATGCGCTTGCTGCAAGGAACGTCAGCCTGCAAAAATCTCTTGTAGGATTCGACTTGGGTTGCTAAAAGATAAGGGACTTCAAGTACGTCACGACGCTTGCCAAAGCTGTTACGAATGCGTTTTTTTTCGGTGAAAGAGTAGGCCATAGTGGTTCCTTACCTTAAATGTTCAAACGAAATTACCACGATGTCTAAAAGAGACTAAAAGACTCGGATGACCACTTGCGGATTAAAATTAGACATAGGACAGTAGAAGTAATTCGGCCGGGGACTGGATTGCACCGTACGCCTCAACTGCTCTCCGCTTGGACGAGCCAGACACAAATACAAGAGATCGTTGCAAACGCCGAAAGGCCGGCAGCCACAAGCTGCCAGCCTTACAAAGGTCGACTTAGTTCAGACGGAGCAGCAATTATTTAATTTCAACCGCTGCGCCGGCTTCAACCAACTGCTTCTTGATGTCTTCGGCCTCTTGCTT containing:
- the rpoC gene encoding DNA-directed RNA polymerase subunit beta': MNFLKRQNQAEEFDSIRISLASPDMIRSWSYGEVKKPETINYRTFKPERDGLFCAKIFGPVSDYECLCGKYKRLKHRGVICEKCGVEVTLSKVRRERMGHIELASPVAHIWFLKSLPSRIALLLDMTLREIERVLYFESYVVIDHGMSPLNRGQLLTEEEYQQAVQQHGDEFVAKMGAEAIYEMLKTMDLNAEVATLREEIDSTNSETKIKKHTKRLKAIESLISSNNRPEWMILTVLPVLPPELRPLVPLDGGRFATSDLNDLYRRVINRNNRLKRLLDLNAPDIIVRNEKRMLQEAVDALLDNGRRGRAITGSNKRPLKSLADMIKGKQGRFRQNLLGKRVDYSGRSVIVVGPTLKLHQCGLPKKMALELFKPFIFSKLQLRGLATTIKAAKKMVEKESAEVWDILDEVIREHPVLLNRAPTLHRLGIQAFEPILIEGKAIQLHPLVCTAFNADFDGDQMAVHVPLSLEAQLEARTLMMATNNILSPANGEPIINPTQDVVLGLYYMSRERIDAKGTGMYFTDVAEVQRAFQTKAVDLQARVHVRINETTLGEHGEKTKVFKRVETIVGRALIWNIVPEGIPFEMINQDMTKKAISKLINYCYRTLGIKATVVFADQLMYLGFSHATRAGMSFGVDDMAIPTRKEEIIRAAGQEVKEIQNQYASGLVTDGERYNKVVDIWSHANDQVAKVMMEGLGTEKVEMPDGQIAEQKSFNSIFMMADSGARGSAAQIRQLSGMRGLMAKPDGSIIETPITANFREGLDVLQYFISTHGARKGLADTALKTANSGYLTRRLVDVAQDLVITEDDCGTNDGLLMAPLIEGGDVVEPLAERVLGRALAEDVRNPSTGELILTASSILDEHAVNLLEAHSVDNVRVRSVISCRTRYGVCATCYGRDLGRGHKVNIGEAIGVIAAQSIGEPGTQLTMRTFHIGGAASRSAAISNVEVKSAGTIKLTNLKTVANKDNNLVAVSRSGEVSVIDEHGRERERYKIPYGAVLTVHEGSPVRAGQVVVNWDPHTHPVVTEVKGYAKLVDFIDGVTVREQSDEVTGLSSMVVIDPKQRGGAGKDLRPMVKLVDEQGNDIRIPSTEIAAQYFLPAGAIIGIHDGDLVQVGDVLARIPQESSKTRDITGGLPRVADLFEARKTKDPAILAEATGTVSFGKETKGKRRIIITDTHGHQHEVLIPKWRHITVFEGEHVEQGETIAEGDLTPHDILRLRGVAELASYLVKEIQDVYRLQGVKINDKHIEVIIRQMLRKVEITDPGDTSFLKGEQADRARVLEENDKVEAEGKIPACYEPVLLGITKASLSTESFISAASFQETTRVLTEAAIRGLSDKLLGLKENVIVGRLIPAGTGLAYHLDRKRRAKLAEGEEVEAAATIDAGDVEEALKQALSM
- the rpoB gene encoding DNA-directed RNA polymerase subunit beta, with protein sequence MAYSFTEKKRIRNSFGKRRDVLEVPYLLATQVESYKRFLQADVPCSKRIEEGLHAALKSVFPIESHTGHAVLEYVSYVLGEPTFDVKECQQRGANYAAPLRVLVRLVIYDREAPASARIVKDIKEQEIYMGEIPLMTDTGTFVVNGTERVIVSQLHRSPGVFFDHDRGKTHSSGKLLFNARIIPYRGSWLDFEFDHKDCVYVRIDRRRKLPATVLLRALGYDNEQIIKLFFETNRFSFINNGILLDLIPERLRGDIASFDIKADGQMIVEKGHRITARHIRQMDKTGLKQLEVPRDYLYGKILAHNVIVPQTGELLAKVNDEITEDLLSRIIEAGIDAIDTLYINDLDRGPYMANAMRIDTTETQLDALVEIYRMMRPGEPPAREAAQTLFDNLFFSPDRYDLSAVGRMKFNRRLGRSEITGPGVLTKDDIIDVLKELINIRNGIGTVDDIDHLGNRRVRSVGEMVENQFRLGLVRVERAVKERLSLADAENLMPQEIINAKPVAASIKEFFGSSQLSQFMDQNNPLSEVTHKRRVSALGPGGLARERAGFEVRDVHTTHYGRVCPIETPEGPNIGLINSLAVYARTNEYGFLETPYRKVIDGIVTDEIEYLSAIEEGKYFIAQASAKVDENGKLVDDLVSCRHKDEFTLASADQINYMDVSSRQIVSVAASLIPFLEHDDANRALMGSNMQRQAVPTLRTEKPLVGTGMERIVARDSGVAVIAKRGGTVEFVDAGRIVVRVNDDETEAGVPGVDIYNLTKYTRSNQNTCINQRPLVKLGDIVAKGDILADGPSTDMGELALGQNLLVAFMPWNGCNFEDSILISERVVQDDRFTTIHIEEKTCVARDTKLGPEEITADIPNVGEAALAKLDESGIVYIGAEVKAGDILVGKVTPKGETQLTPEEKLLRAIFGEKASDVKDTSQRVPSGMDGTVIDVQVFTRDGVKKDDRAKQIEQAEIDRVKKDLNDQLRIIEKDFYQRVEQMLLGKTAESGPNRLHSGDVITHDYLNGLKPSQWLEIRLQDDDLNFQLEAIAEQIAQQREEMNKRLEEKKKKIALGDDLPPGVLKMVKVYLAVKRRIQPGDKMAGRHGNKGVISQIVPVEDMPYLADGTPVDIVLNPLGVPSRMNVGQVLETHLGWAAKGLGLKIGKMLEAKAKIEEIRGFLKEVYNCSGKNEDLDSLSDKEVLDLASNLRGGVPMATPVFDGATEGDIKTMLRLADLPESGQTLLTDGRTGEVFDRSVTVGYMYMLKLNHLVDDKMHARSTGPYSLVTQQPLGGKAQFGGQRFGEMEVWALEAYGAAYTLQEMLTVKSDDVTGRTKIYKNIVDGDHRMEAAMPESFNVLIKEIRSLGINIELEQD